From the Nitrospiria bacterium genome, the window TCTTTGCTCAAAAGGGTGGCCTCTTTCTTGACATCACTTTTTAAAAGCCTTAGGATTAAAACTCAATGCCAAATGGTCATCAGGATTTATGGAAATAAGAGAAGAAACAAACATTTCAAACTATCCCCGGGTCCAACAGGCTTCCTTTGATGGTTTAGATCATTCCGAATTGGTTCAAGAAGGAATCGGTCGGCCTGTCAAAGCGGGAACCCAATATATTCTACCGGGGGTTCTCTTTATTGCCACGGTTTTTACAACCCTCCTGACCGGTGCGTATCATCAAGGGGCGGATCCTTTGCGAAACCCTGCAACCCTTATTCAGGGAATGCCTTTTTCCTTCACATTGTTGGCTATTTTATTAACTCATGAATTTGGTCATTATTTCGCTTCGAAGAGGCATGGTGTTCCTGCCACCCTTCCCTATTTTATTCCCGCGCCACCCATTTTTCTAATTGGAACATTAGGGGCCTTTATCCGAATGAAAGGGCCAATTCTTCGAAAAAAAGCCCTTTTGGATATTGGGGCGGCGGGTCCCATTGCGGGTTTCCTTGTGGCCATCCCCGCCATTATCATTGGTTTGCAGCAATCTGTTGTGGTGAAATTGGATGGGGCAGGAGGACTTTTCTTAGGGAACCCTCTTCTTTTTTCCGTTCTTTCGAATTGGATTATTGGACCCTTACCCGATGGCTATGACGTGATTCTTCATCCGATTGCTTTTGCCGGTTGGATTGGATTGTTTGTCACGTTTCTGAACTTGATTCCTATTGGCCAACTGGATGGAGGCCACATTGCCTATGCTTTCTTTGGAGAAAAACTAAAAATTATTTCTAGAACAATGGTTGGTGTTTTAATTTTACTGGGGCTATTGGGATGGTGGGGTTGGTTTTTGTGGGCTTTTTTAGCTTTTATCCTGGGGAGTGGCCATCCCCCGGTTATTGATGGTCACAAACCCTTTTCCTGGCAAAGCCGTATGATTGGTGTAATGTGTTTAATCATTTTTTTAATTTGTTTTATGCCGGTTCCTTTTCAGCTTTCCCTGCCTTAGGAAAAACAGGTTTTTAAACCCTAAGCCTGTTCCCTTCTGTTACCCGCTTCTTCATTCACACTTTGAAGGATCAAAAACCCGATTAGAAAAAAGGGAATCAGTGAAAGAACCGCATACCGTTGGTTTCCGGTCAAAGCGGTAATCATTCCGTAAACCGGGGGTCCAATGGTGGCGGCTAGTTTCCCGGTTAAAGAAAAAAAACCATAAAACTCCGTGATTTTTTCTTTTGGGGCAAACAAACCTAAAAGGGTACGGCTGGAGGATTGATTGGATCCCAGGGCGACACCCGCGATCAGCCCTAGAAAATAAAATTGTGACTTGGAGGGAACAAAAAAGGCCCAGATCATGAGTGCG encodes:
- a CDS encoding site-2 protease family protein, whose protein sequence is MEIREETNISNYPRVQQASFDGLDHSELVQEGIGRPVKAGTQYILPGVLFIATVFTTLLTGAYHQGADPLRNPATLIQGMPFSFTLLAILLTHEFGHYFASKRHGVPATLPYFIPAPPIFLIGTLGAFIRMKGPILRKKALLDIGAAGPIAGFLVAIPAIIIGLQQSVVVKLDGAGGLFLGNPLLFSVLSNWIIGPLPDGYDVILHPIAFAGWIGLFVTFLNLIPIGQLDGGHIAYAFFGEKLKIISRTMVGVLILLGLLGWWGWFLWAFLAFILGSGHPPVIDGHKPFSWQSRMIGVMCLIIFLICFMPVPFQLSLP